The Pseudomonadota bacterium genome contains the following window.
CCTTCCAGTCGCTTTTACTTTCGGCTCACCTTCCGATTCGCTTCACCATTAGACAACTCATAACGAAGATGCCCTTGCCTTCGGCTAATGTTTATGTCTCGAAAATACCTTGACTTATCATATTTAATAAGTTATTAAATTTAATAATGTGGCGCATACGAGAACATCACAATTTAAATAAGATTATTGCAAAATTACCGTTGCAGGTCGTGAAAAAATACGAACTTTGGAAAGATATTGTTTTTCGACATGGGCCAGATATATTACGTGAATTTCCTGGTTTTCATGACGAAAAATTAAAAGGAGAGTTTGAAGGACAACGATCATCACGGCTTAATATTCAATATCGTGTTATTTATTCTATCGAAAAAGAGATAGTATCGGTTTATATCATTGATATAACACCACATAAATATTAGGGGGTTAAAATAATGAAAATTAAAAAAACGGACTATATGCCGGCAAAACAGCATACGATCTTAACTACCGGAGAAGTAATTAAAATGTTGCGTGAACTAAAAGGATGGACTCAAGAGGAATTATCAAAATATTGCTCTATCAATGCAAAAAATATCAGTATGCTTGAAAATGATAAATTAGAAATAGGAAAAAAAAGGGCCTTGCAACTCGCCACTGCATTTAATGTACATCCTGCTATAATTATGTTTCCTGAATACGAATCAAAAGAAATTCAAAAAGCGGCATAACAAAGGGTTCACCGGAAATGCTGGTGAGACATCGAAGATTTTTTTATCAGTTTCTTGCCAATAGATGTAATCGTCTTGTACAAATCAATGGTGGATTTTTAAGCAGATTTTTTTCTGCCACAACATGAAAACCAACAGGACCCCAAAAGCCGGGCCGGTGCTTAAATCGTTGAATGAGCCGCTACGCGGCAGAAAAAACCTCAAATTAGTACATACTCACATAGCAGCCAAATTCCGGGCATTATTTCATGAGGAGATGCATCATGATTTTTTTAAAACCAAATATTGAAAAGCTTCGAAAAAGCCACAATATAAAGGGGCTGCTCAAAGCACTATCCTATAAAGAAGCGTTTATCAGATCAGATGCCGCTTTTACGATCGGTCAGATATTTGAGGGATATAATAAAAGTCCTTTAAAAGACGAGGCATCTACAGCATTAGTACAAACTTTGGTGGATTCTGATTTTAATGTACGAGAGGCCACTGTCTACGCTCTTGGACACATGAGGCAAGTTGAGCCACTGATTGAGATACTTAATAACGGTGAAAAGCAATTACGTATTGTTGCCGCAAAAGTAATAG
Protein-coding sequences here:
- a CDS encoding type II toxin-antitoxin system mRNA interferase toxin, RelE/StbE family, which codes for MWRIREHHNLNKIIAKLPLQVVKKYELWKDIVFRHGPDILREFPGFHDEKLKGEFEGQRSSRLNIQYRVIYSIEKEIVSVYIIDITPHKY
- a CDS encoding helix-turn-helix domain-containing protein, whose amino-acid sequence is MKIKKTDYMPAKQHTILTTGEVIKMLRELKGWTQEELSKYCSINAKNISMLENDKLEIGKKRALQLATAFNVHPAIIMFPEYESKEIQKAA